Sequence from the Salvelinus sp. IW2-2015 unplaced genomic scaffold, ASM291031v2 Un_scaffold609, whole genome shotgun sequence genome:
CCTGTTCCCTGTCAGAGAGGCTGTTTATTCTCCATTCAACATGCCTCCTGGTTCCCTGTCAGAGAGGCTGTTTATCTCTTCATTCAACATGCCTCCTGGTTCCCTGTCAGAGAGGCTGTTTATCTTCTCCATTCAACATGCCTCCTGGTTCCCTGTCAGAGAGGCTGTTTATCCCTCCATTCAACATGCCTCCTGGTTCCCCTGTCAGAGAGGCTGTTTATCTCTTCCATTCAACATGCCTCTCTGGTTCCCTGTCAGAGAGGCTGTTTATCCCTGCATTCAACATGCTCCTGGTTCCCTGTCAGACAGTGTTTCTAAGAAACAAAATGTCTACTGTGAAAGGAGAAGCAGGGAAAGGGaaattctccctcttctctttcctcccacTCTCATTGGATGACTGCCAGAGAGGGGGTGGAATTCAGTATAAATACAAACCAAGCTCTCCTCCGTCACAActtcatcactctctccctccgttCACAACTTCCATCACTTGACTGAGCTGTCCATCCAGACTCTTAAAGAAACTGAAGTAGCAGTATCCATGACCAACACGATGACATCAACGGTTCTCATCAGCTTCCTGGCCTGTCTGCTCCTGGTCAATGTTGAAGGAACATCTCTGAAAAATATCTTGAATTATATTTCTAATATCTTTGACGTCTTGATTAGAAATCTGTAGCATATGAATTGACTTACAAAGCCAGGGAAAAGTGTAGTCAAATATTAGGTTTGATTTCTGACTGAAGAGTTTAGTTCTTAGCTGCAATAACGCCATAACCAAACATACCATAACCTTTTCTTGTCATCCCCAGGCCAGGTGGGTCATTCTAAAGCTCGGTGCCTGTGTCTGAATGGAATGGTGAACCACGTTAAGCCTCTTCTCATTGAGAAGCTTGAGGTGTACACCTCCAGCCACTCCTGCCGGAACATGGAGATCATGTAagaaatctgtctgtctgtcctgtctgtcctgtctgtcctgtctgtcctgtctgtccgtctgtctgtcctgtccgtctgtccgtctgtccgtctgtctgtctgtctgacctatATTGATATAATTGCATATTGTGCCTAGCTTAGTATATAGATGGACATGAAGGTTAATGTtgccatttatatattttttaattgagatGTACTTACACCTGCTAGTAAGATAATATTATTTCTCTATATACTCAGTTGGAAAGTTGTGATGGCTAACTTCTAAcagtagtctctctctccatgtatatTCAGTGTCACTCTGAAGAACGGAAAAGGGAAGAAGTGTCTGAATCCCGAGGCTCCATTTGCCAAGAAAACCATtgagaaaataatgaaaaaccaaaGGT
This genomic interval carries:
- the LOC112068620 gene encoding C-X-C motif chemokine 11-1 yields the protein MPPGSLSERLFISSFNMPPGSLSERLFIFSIQHASWFPVREAVYPSIQHASWFPCQVGHSKARCLCLNGMVNHVKPLLIEKLEVYTSSHSCRNMEIIVTLKNGKGKKCLNPEAPFAKKTIEKIMKNQRSVR